The following are from one region of the Desulfovibrio sp. genome:
- a CDS encoding single-stranded DNA-binding protein: MLNKVMIIGRLGRDPELRYTQSGSPVASLNIATDESYTDREGNKVDRTEWHRVSVFQRQAENCANYLTKGSLVFVEGSLQTRKWQDQQGQDRYTTEIKAQRVQFLDRKGDAPRETGGGGRGYEEDYGAPAAAPRGNAPRGSQTGGARQQPQGGRKGMDEDLGPAFPSEASNMDDVPF; the protein is encoded by the coding sequence ATGCTAAATAAAGTTATGATTATCGGCCGTCTGGGCCGCGACCCCGAGTTGCGCTACACTCAGAGCGGTTCGCCCGTGGCCAGTCTCAATATTGCTACTGACGAATCCTATACAGACCGCGAGGGCAACAAGGTTGACCGCACGGAATGGCACCGCGTGTCCGTTTTTCAGCGTCAGGCTGAAAATTGCGCCAACTACCTGACCAAGGGCAGCCTGGTCTTTGTGGAAGGCAGCCTGCAAACCCGCAAATGGCAGGATCAGCAGGGGCAGGACCGCTACACCACAGAAATCAAGGCCCAGCGTGTCCAGTTCCTTGACCGCAAGGGTGATGCCCCGCGTGAAACCGGCGGCGGCGGCCGCGGCTATGAAGAAGACTACGGCGCGCCCGCAGCTGCTCCCCGTGGCAATGCCCCGCGCGGCAGCCAGACCGGTGGCGCTCGGCAGCAGCCGCAGGGCGGCCGCAAAGGGATGGATGAGGATCTTGGCCCAGCCTTTCCCTCCGAAGCGTCCAACATGGACGACGTGCCCTTCTAG
- a CDS encoding biotin attachment protein, giving the protein MINISSLLDEIKASPYREIVIRTPHTGRVTFAGLTQGDKAVGPQGQWKEKPGTLIATLERERNPKPICAPEKGEVSIVHSSLEGQFVEAGTPLAVLRHMLTKDEVQGIILQKTLHLFRAPERAKYYFTPDVDKKIRAADAQSVAVRDGMELLIMSRMKREVPLNYTGPDGVIYAVYFKINDNMDAGAPLLGVCPKDQLPAIQDVIMRVQTEWTEKE; this is encoded by the coding sequence ATGATTAATATATCTTCGCTGCTGGACGAAATAAAAGCCTCTCCCTACCGCGAAATCGTCATCCGCACCCCGCATACGGGCCGGGTCACCTTCGCGGGACTCACGCAGGGCGACAAGGCCGTCGGCCCCCAGGGCCAGTGGAAGGAAAAACCCGGCACCCTCATTGCCACGCTTGAACGCGAGCGCAATCCCAAGCCCATCTGCGCCCCTGAAAAGGGTGAAGTGAGCATTGTGCACAGCAGCCTTGAGGGCCAGTTCGTGGAGGCCGGCACTCCGCTGGCGGTGCTGCGGCACATGCTGACCAAGGACGAGGTGCAGGGCATCATTCTGCAAAAGACCCTGCATCTGTTCCGTGCGCCCGAACGCGCCAAATACTACTTCACGCCCGATGTGGACAAAAAAATCCGCGCGGCCGACGCGCAGTCGGTGGCTGTTCGCGACGGCATGGAACTGCTCATCATGTCGCGCATGAAGCGCGAGGTCCCCCTCAACTACACGGGGCCCGACGGCGTCATTTACGCGGTCTACTTCAAGATCAACGACAACATGGACGCTGGCGCGCCCCTTCTTGGCGTGTGCCCCAAAGACCAACTGCCCGCCATTCAGGACGTGATCATGCGCGTGCAGACAGAATGGACGGAAAAAGAATAG